The Camelina sativa cultivar DH55 chromosome 18, Cs, whole genome shotgun sequence DNA window AATCTTTTTAATTACTCTTCCTTTTATCATCtctcttaattttcttaattaaagactatgttttgtaatgtaaattttttgtCAAGACAAGttaactttaattttaatttttatatcttctattcctaattttaattttaatttcaatttaattttaatatattttcaattcaattttCATTCCTAATtcattatattttctaattcgagattaatttcaatttaatcCAGAATTTGCAAAcctatatttcattttaaaatttgcgAGGGTTGAATCTTGCAATGTATTTGCGATGGATTTTATTCCTCGCAAATTGCTTCAGATTTGCGAGTCAGGAGGTGTCTCGCAAATGGTTAGGGATGTGCGAGGAGTGTGGTCCTCGCAATTTGCGAGGCGTTTGCGAGGGAAAAAGTTCCTCACAAAAATTGCGAGGAATTTGCGATATATTTAATTTGCGAGACGCGATTTACGAGGAATCGTTGTTTCTCGCAAATCTCTTGCGATTGTTTATTTGCGATAAATTCTTCCATCACAAATcagttgttttcttgtagtgtatatatatatatatatatatagggttatGAGTTTTAATCCATTAAAGAGATGAGAAGGTGatggaacaaaaatatataatttttcgaAGTGATTCTTTTCAAAAgcgaataaaaagaagagagatcacTCAATGGAAGGCCGTGACATGGTCCCCAACCCTAATGGCAAACTTGAGGAGAACACGTCCttataacaaaatcaaaatcctttTATTTCTTGTTCCTTCACTACAAAAATCGTGTGTAGTGTAGCATcgttttattttcataagtgaTACTAGGATTATAAGATCATTTTAAAAAAGCATACAATTGAAATTATACTAGTTTAGTTACATTTTTACAGAGTTTAGCTTAAACATCTTTTAGCTTCATGATCAGATgtgttattttgagtattttgtaTAGAATCCAACCATTTCTCTACTAGCGCAgttttgacatcaaactccaaaagagaaaaggaaaaattttaCAGTGTCACTTTTAGGGAGTGGAACCAGAgaatttatcataaaaaaaaataaatataaaacacaaaaagaagacATGTTGTATGATCTTGAGAGTGATTACTGATTAGCATGAACATTTCAGTTGAATACAACCTCACAAGTGGATGAGGCCCTTCGCGACAACGATAACTCCTGACAAATTTGCAGTTTCTTCTTGTCATCGTTGGATTTAGCGATGAAACTCGCCTTCTTTAAACAAAGCGCGGTTTTCAAGATATAGGTTGAAAGTTTTTTCTCTACTTCTGTTCCTTCGTATTTGATCCACTTCAAAATTTCAAGATTTGAGGACATACATCTTGGAACAGAGCTCGGTTGATTCCAATAAGGCCGCACCTTTCAAGCAGGATGacactaatatataaaatcaatagGGTTGCAATTTTTAGTAAACCATTATTGGCGGAAAAACAGAAATCTGATTCAAGGAGACTAAGAGCATGGCCATCGGTTATACTTTCGCAAGGatgacaaattttttaataataaatgaataaaaatttaaagttttaatcctAATTATTCCTAATCCGTGTCTCTGCCcagactaaattagatactcACAGACACCTATCGTGTCAATAACGcattggtttgttttgttttgtttgtttgtttagttgtttTGCCCTTTTTTCATttgctcctctctctctccctctctctctctctcgatacAAACCAGGAACACACTTTGCTGCTTCATGAATCGATTATCAAAATCAATTCCTAGATTTCGTATAATCAAACTCGACGAGAGCAAACCAATCGATGTTCTGATCGGAAATTGCAGCCGAATGCACTGTAGGTAAGCAAAGAAAACATCTTCTTTTAGTCATATTCAGTGGTAGTTTTCTTATTAGAGAAAAGCCCTTTGTTAATTGGATCAAGGGTTccagtttgattttgaatttgattatgTGAACAAAATCTAGGAAtcgattttgagttttttccaTATAACCcagaaagagaagagacaaattTGCCGACGAAGGAAGCAGAGAAagatttgcttctttctttatCTCAGGTACATCTTTGTTAATCCGTTGTTTGTGGAATTGTGCGTTAACGGACGGAgattggttttatttttaaggTGTTGAGAGAGATACAATCTTGGATTAGCGAAATTGTAAGTGATTCTAAAGTTGGTTGATTAGTGAAGTTCAacaggaagaggaagaagagactGCTGATCATGAGGATGGAACTGCTTTATGCTTGGAAAGAGTTGTAACTGATCTTGTAAGTTCCTcatatttggtttcttttgggGAAGGATGGAACTTTTGGAAGCACTGAAAACTGTGAGGAATCAACAGTATGCCTTGGGAGCTTTGTTCAGTTTCTCTGTTCCGTGGTTCAGCAGGTTCCCTTTGCCGAAGATTCTGATGGTTTTGAACATGCACATTTGATCATCCAAAAAACCATCGAGCTTGTTCCGTATCTCCTTCGTTGGTGCCAATCTGTGTTTAAAA harbors:
- the LOC104761699 gene encoding uncharacterized protein LOC104761699; this encodes MNRLSKSIPRFRIIKLDESKPIDVLIGNCSRMHCRKRRDKFADEGSRERFASFFISVQQEEEEETADHEDGTALCLERVVTDLQVPFAEDSDGFEHAHLIIQKTIELVPYLLRWCQSVFKKASPRRAWARGEVIIRV